Genomic DNA from Mycobacterium stomatepiae:
AGCAACGGACCCGAGTAGTCGGCCTGCCCCTCGTCGGAGGCATCGATGGGATCGAGTTTCCAAGTCGCGGCGCGTGTTTGGCGAACGATGTCCAGCGCGGGAATCCCTTGCACCTCCGGGTAGGACTCGTCGATTTTGACGGTCCACGCGCAGTGCGGATGCCGATCCGCCGGCGTACGCGGCGGACGGTGGATGGGGCGCACCTGAGCCCGGGCATTGGTCGCCACCGCGGTGGCATCGAAGGTCGGGTCCTCGATCGTGTGGCACATCCCGAACACGTACTGCTCACCCATCGGCTCGACGTCGAGCAGCGCGCCGCAGTGGTCGAGATGGAATTCGCCGTTCCATCGGTCGTGGACGGTGTAGCGGAAATCCATGAATTGCGGTGGGGCGCCGATGTCGAGCTGCAGGCCCTTGAAGATGGTCACCACGTCGACGCCCTCGTACTTGAGGGCCTGCTGCATGCGCCGCGTGTAGACCGGGCTGGCGCCCGCCCACTCCTCGATGGCGATCTGCTCCATCTCCTCGCGGCCGAACGAGCTGATGCACCAAGCCATTCCGGATCGATCGATCAGCTGCCCGATCAGCAGCAGTTCGGGAAGCAGAACGACGAGCTCGGCACGGGACAGTTGCGCGTATCGCGAGGGGCTGCTCACGCCACAAAAATAGATTCGACTATGTTATAAAGTCAACAATGTCCATTGCTGCAGGCCAGACCCCCGGACGCTCGGTCAGTCCGACCCGGCGCACCAGTGCGCCGCGCAAACGTGGCGACGACACCCGGGCGAAGATCATCGACGAGACGGTCCGCTGCATCCAGGAAGAAGGCTTCGCCGCCGCGACCGCCAAGCATGTGGCCGAACGCGCCGGCGTCACGTGGGGCGTCATCCAATACCACTTCGGTGATCGCAACGGCCTGCTGATGGCGGTCGTCGACGACGGCGTGGACCGGCTGATCGAGAGCCTGTCGTCCGCCGATGTCAGCGAGCTACCGCCGCAACAGCGCATCGAGGTCGTCATCGACATCGCGTGGAGTTGCTACAGCAGTCCGACATCGCTGGCCGCGTTCGAGATCCTGCGGGCGACCCGGGGCAGCCTGGGCGATTCCTCCCGGCGCTACCTGCTCGAGATGAACTCCGCGATCGCCCAGCTCGGTCGGCTGATCACCACGGACCCGGCGAATGCGGGTGTGGCCGAGGTGATTTGGGCCGCGCTACGGGGTGTGGTGCTGGTCCAGATGGTCACCGGGACGACCATCGACTGGAGCCTGGAGCGACGGGCCCTGATCGACATGGTCACCCGTGTGCTGCAATGACGGGATGACCCTCGACGATCTGGCCGACATCGAAGCCATCAAGCAAGTCAAATACCGGTATCTGCGCGCACTGGACACCAAGCACTGGGACGACTTCACCGACACCCTGGCCGAGGACATCAAGGCCGACTACGGGCCGCCGATCGGCAACGAGTTGCACTTCACCAACCGCGCCGACCTGGTCGAGTACATGCGGACCTCGCTGCCCGCGAACGTCCTCACCGAGCACCGGGTGACCCATCCCGAGATCATCGTGGACGGCGACTCAGCCACGGGCAGTTGGTATCTGCAGGACAAGGTCATCGTCGCCGATTTGGACTTCATGCTGATCGGTGCGGCCTTCTACCGCGACACCTATCGACGCACCGATGCTGGCTGGAAGATCAGCGGAACCGGTTACGACCGAACCTACGACGCCACAATGTCGTTGAAGGGCATGGACTTTAACGTCAAGCCCGGTCGCGCCATCGCCACCGCAGACTGAGCGCTATTTGGTGATCGCGATGACTGCGCCGGGACGCAGCCATTTCATGATCGACACCAGCTGAGCATCGTCGACCGCCACGCAACCCTCGGTGGGCTGGCCGTCGGTGGTGTGGAAGAAGAACGCCGCGCCGCCACCGGGGGTCTTGTTCTTGTTGACGCCCATCACGACCGCGTGCTTGTACTGCGGGATCTGCAGGTTCTCACTCTCGGACGTGTTGAACTGGCACTGCGCCTTCTGGCACACCTGCAT
This window encodes:
- a CDS encoding nuclear transport factor 2 family protein; protein product: MTLDDLADIEAIKQVKYRYLRALDTKHWDDFTDTLAEDIKADYGPPIGNELHFTNRADLVEYMRTSLPANVLTEHRVTHPEIIVDGDSATGSWYLQDKVIVADLDFMLIGAAFYRDTYRRTDAGWKISGTGYDRTYDATMSLKGMDFNVKPGRAIATAD
- a CDS encoding TetR/AcrR family transcriptional regulator, which produces MSIAAGQTPGRSVSPTRRTSAPRKRGDDTRAKIIDETVRCIQEEGFAAATAKHVAERAGVTWGVIQYHFGDRNGLLMAVVDDGVDRLIESLSSADVSELPPQQRIEVVIDIAWSCYSSPTSLAAFEILRATRGSLGDSSRRYLLEMNSAIAQLGRLITTDPANAGVAEVIWAALRGVVLVQMVTGTTIDWSLERRALIDMVTRVLQ